One genomic window of Coffea eugenioides isolate CCC68of chromosome 1, Ceug_1.0, whole genome shotgun sequence includes the following:
- the LOC113764187 gene encoding NEDD8-specific protease 1 produces MADEKVLSYNDVVLRQADLDILSGPHFLNDRIIEFYLSYLSSRHAAEDILFVPPSIAFWIKECPDTASLEEFLKPLNLPNRELVLFPINDNIDVSFAEGGNHWSLLAFRRSAKVFIHHDSSSSCMNSSHARRLYRAIFPYISDGVTYMECSNTPKQVNGHDCGLYVIAFARAICNWYENTTPKDKKRWWFSDLEHITPSAISELRSEILELIRGLMVKH; encoded by the coding sequence ATGGCAGATGAAAAGGTTCTCAGCTACAATGATGTCGTACTTAGACAAGCTGATTTGGACATTCTCAGTGGTCCACATTTCCTTAATGATCGCATCATTGAGTTCTATCTTAGTTACCTCAGTTCACGTCATGCTGCCGAGGACATCCTATTCGTGCCTCCTTCAATTGCCTTTTGGATTAAAGAGTGCCCTGATACTGCAAGCCTTGAGGAATTCCTAAAGCCACTTAATCTTCCCAATAGGGAACTTGTACTGTTTCCTATCAATGATAATATTGACGTAAGTTTTGCTGAGGGTGGGAACCATTGGAGCCTACTTGCTTTCAGGAGAAGTGCTAAGGTTTTCATCCATCACGACAGCAGCTCGAGTTGCATGAACAGTTCCCATGCCAGACGGCTCTATAGGGCTATTTTTCCTTATATCTCTGATGGCGTTACGTACATGGAGTGTTCTAATACTCCAAAGCAAGTTAATGGTCATGACTGTGGCTTGTATGTTATAGCCTTTGCAAGAGCAATATGCAACTGGTACGAAAATACAACACCAAAGGATAAAAAGAGGTGGTGGTTCTCAGATTTGGAGCATATCACTCCATCTGCCATATCTGAGCTACGTAGTGAGATTCTGGAACTAATCAGAGGTCTAATGGTGAAGCATTAA
- the LOC113778040 gene encoding arogenate dehydratase/prephenate dehydratase 2, chloroplastic-like isoform X1: MAATAGQSPVSSSFVQKLNPRTSYCYQASYSTINLPRRLRRIHSQACNNISSSSDQVPDSVNKQAKAIELQKLIDDDSRDSSISLPRPLTSASLSNLATEGSRLRVAYQGVRGAYSESAAEKAYPNCEAVPCEQFDTAFEAVERWLVDRAVLPIENSLGGSIHRNYDLLLRHRLHIVGEVKLAIRHCLLANPDANLEELKRVLSHPQALAQCENTLTKLGLVREAVDDTAGAAKFIAFHKLKDAGAVASETAARIYGLNILARDIQDDSDNITRFLMLAREPIIPGIDKPFKTSIVFSLEEGPGELFKALAVFAMRNINLTKIESRPLPKQALRAFVDSVKNFPYLFYVDFEASMADQNAQYALGHLEEFATFLRVLGSYPADTGTP; this comes from the exons ATGGCGGCCACCGCCGGACAATCCCCGGTGAGCTCTTCGTTTGTCCAAAAACTAAACCCTAGAACCTCGTATTGCTATCAAGCTTCATATTCCACCATTAATCTCCCAAGACGGCTGCGTAGGATCCACAGCCAAGCGTGCAATAACATCAGCAGCAGCAGCGATCAAGTCCCCGATAGCGTCAATaagcaagcaaaagcaattGAATTGCAGAAACTGATTGATGACGATTCCAGAGACTCCTCCATTTCACTTCCAA GGCCTTTAACTTCAGCGAGTCTATCGAATTTGGCTACGGAAGGTTCTCGTCTTCGTGTTGCTTATCAG GGTGTCCGAGGTGCATACAGTGAGTCAGCAGCAGAGAAGGCGTACCCGAACTGTGAAGCAGTTCCATGTGAACAATTTGACACTGCTTTTGAA GCTGTTGAAAGGTGGCTTGTTGATAGAGCAGTTTTACCTATTGAGAATTCTTTAGGAGGGAGTATTCACAGGAATTATGATCTGTTACTTCGACACCGGTTGCATATTGTTGGAGAAGTCAAGCTTGCAATCAGACATTGCTTGTTGGCTAACCCTGATGCTAACCTTGAAGAACTTAAGAGGGTTCTGAGCCATCCACAG GCTCTTGCACAATGTGAGAACACATTAACAAAGTTGGGCCTTGTTCGAGAAGCTGTTGATGATACTGCTGGTGCAGCAAAG TTTATTGCTTTCCACAAACTCAAAGATGCAGGGGCAGTTGCTAGTGAGACCGCTGCTAGGATCTATGGCTTGAATATTCTTGCCCGGGATATACAG GATGATTCCGATAACATCACTCGATTCTTAATGTTAGCTAGGGAGCCTATCATTCCTGGCATTGATAAACCGTTTAAG ACAAGTATAGTCTTCTCACTTGAGGAAGGCCCTGGGGAGCTTTTCAAGGCCCTTGCTGTTTTTGCTATGAGGAATATCAACCTTACTAAG ATTGAAAGCCGACCTTTACCAAAGCAGGCATTGCGAGCATTTGTTGACAGTGTTAA AAACTTCCCCTACCTTTTTTATGTTGATTTTGAAGCATCCATGGCTGATCAAAATGCCCAATATGCTCTTGGTCATTTAGAG GAGTTTGCTACGTTCTTGAGAGTGCTGGGTAGTTATCCTGCAGACACTGGCACTCCATGA
- the LOC113778040 gene encoding arogenate dehydratase/prephenate dehydratase 2, chloroplastic-like isoform X2, producing the protein MAATAGQSPVSSSFVQKLNPRTSYCYQASYSTINLPRRLRRIHSQACNNISSSSDQVPDSVNKQAKAIELQKLIDDDSRDSSISLPRPLTSASLSNLATEGSRLRVAYQGVRGAYSESAAEKAYPNCEAVPCEQFDTAFEAVERWLVDRAVLPIENSLGGSIHRNYDLLLRHRLHIVGEVKLAIRHCLLANPDANLEELKRVLSHPQALAQCENTLTKLGLVREAVDDTAGAAKFIAFHKLKDAGAVASETAARIYGLNILARDIQDDSDNITRFLMLAREPIIPGIDKPFKTSIVFSLEEGPGELFKALAVFAMRNINLTKEFATFLRVLGSYPADTGTP; encoded by the exons ATGGCGGCCACCGCCGGACAATCCCCGGTGAGCTCTTCGTTTGTCCAAAAACTAAACCCTAGAACCTCGTATTGCTATCAAGCTTCATATTCCACCATTAATCTCCCAAGACGGCTGCGTAGGATCCACAGCCAAGCGTGCAATAACATCAGCAGCAGCAGCGATCAAGTCCCCGATAGCGTCAATaagcaagcaaaagcaattGAATTGCAGAAACTGATTGATGACGATTCCAGAGACTCCTCCATTTCACTTCCAA GGCCTTTAACTTCAGCGAGTCTATCGAATTTGGCTACGGAAGGTTCTCGTCTTCGTGTTGCTTATCAG GGTGTCCGAGGTGCATACAGTGAGTCAGCAGCAGAGAAGGCGTACCCGAACTGTGAAGCAGTTCCATGTGAACAATTTGACACTGCTTTTGAA GCTGTTGAAAGGTGGCTTGTTGATAGAGCAGTTTTACCTATTGAGAATTCTTTAGGAGGGAGTATTCACAGGAATTATGATCTGTTACTTCGACACCGGTTGCATATTGTTGGAGAAGTCAAGCTTGCAATCAGACATTGCTTGTTGGCTAACCCTGATGCTAACCTTGAAGAACTTAAGAGGGTTCTGAGCCATCCACAG GCTCTTGCACAATGTGAGAACACATTAACAAAGTTGGGCCTTGTTCGAGAAGCTGTTGATGATACTGCTGGTGCAGCAAAG TTTATTGCTTTCCACAAACTCAAAGATGCAGGGGCAGTTGCTAGTGAGACCGCTGCTAGGATCTATGGCTTGAATATTCTTGCCCGGGATATACAG GATGATTCCGATAACATCACTCGATTCTTAATGTTAGCTAGGGAGCCTATCATTCCTGGCATTGATAAACCGTTTAAG ACAAGTATAGTCTTCTCACTTGAGGAAGGCCCTGGGGAGCTTTTCAAGGCCCTTGCTGTTTTTGCTATGAGGAATATCAACCTTACTAAG GAGTTTGCTACGTTCTTGAGAGTGCTGGGTAGTTATCCTGCAGACACTGGCACTCCATGA